Below is a window of Microtus ochrogaster isolate Prairie Vole_2 chromosome 5, MicOch1.0, whole genome shotgun sequence DNA.
tcacTGAAGAGGCAGAAATAATGAATCTCATTGTCAAGCTAGCTAGCTAGACTACCCAGAATTGGTCTTCCGTTGGTTCAAGGAGAGAATctgccttaataaataaataaatcaatcaactTCCAGTCCCCAAAGGCACAAGTGACCTTGTGCACCCACATGCAAAGATGTAAGCACACACATTTTGCACATACACAtcccaaagaaaagacaaataccatGTTTCCTCTCATGTGGAAACTATTTAAAGCAGTTTTgatatttgtgttcttttgagTATGGggagtgtgtgcatatatttgccATACCAAGCATGTGAGGGTCAAAGGATAGCTCATGAGAGCCGGTGCTCAGGTTATCTATCGGGTTCAGCAACAAGGCCCCTTACCTTCAGAGTCACCTCAACATGGGAggtgtgttttaaataaaaagaatataacatGAAAGGGGAAACATGAGAGGTgtagaaaggaaatgggaagaggaggagggagaaaaggctgCTAAGTACTAAAGAACAATAGCAGTGGTGGCGATTCTTTGTGAATATGGAAATGCTACAGTGATACCCCTTTGTGCAGTTAATGTACGtgaataaaaattagtaaattaataCTGGAGCTAAGTATTCCAGagtcaattttgtttttgagaaatatttatgtTCCATGTACTATCTGTTACATAAACTCTAGCAAAGCCCACTAGAAATTAAAATCTGTTAATGAgtgaatacatttatttatttctttccttcctttcttccttctgtccatctgtacttctttcttttttttctgctctgttgtGAATAGGTTTTCTAAATTACTTATTTTGAACATGACCTTTTGGGTTGATTAATGTCTCAGGTTTTGTAGTGATATTGTTGGTAGTTttgctcttaatttttaaaaatacatatttattctctgaaagtttcatacatgcatgaaatGTATCAATCATATCATGCTCCATTTTACCCCCAGCTTTACCCAAATATCCTTATCACTTCTCCCTTTCAACTCCATGTCCTTTTTCAACTGACTGAAAGCTATTAGTTCTTCcagtatgtgcatgcatggataTAGGGCCATTCACTGGAGCAATCCATCAGAGGCCACATACCCGAAGAAAACTCACTGTTCTTCCCTCGGCAGCCATTAGTGCACTGAGCTTCTACTACAGCTATGTTGGAATGTTGGCTGGCCTGACCTTGTACAGGTTTTGTGGCAAGTAATTAGAGTGTCTGTGAGTTCTTGATTGCAGTGACCGTGTTGTGCCCAGGAAATGCTGTTCTATAGCATTCTTTCACGACCTTGGGCTCTTAGGATCTAATTTCactgtttatttaaatgttaaagaagCTATGAAAATCAAGTGGTTCATAAGAAATCCATCATCAAACAACACACAAGGATGGCAGAATTGAGGCTTAGAGGAAGACTGGGGACTGTGTATCATGAGAGGGAATATGAGGTCTCAAGCAGTTGGCTGTgcattcagaaagaagaaaaatacaccCAAGTAAGGAGGGAGTTTTGCCAAGTGTTTGGAGAATTTAGATTTTGAGCTTTTTGTGCTCAACTTAGCTCTGTTCAATGATGTTCCAAACTTATTaccagagggagagagggaaggtggaggtTAAAAGCAGCATTTATAATTGGTAAGTATCACATGGATAATACAAGGAGACAGCCTTCATTAAATTTATCCAATTTTATGACTTATGCTTATAGGGTTAAGAAAGGAGTCAGATGGGCAAGACTTCACAGAGGAAGCAGTGTGACTGGGAGAACCTATCAAAGCCAAAGCCTTGTTTACACGCCTCAATCCCCTTGAGGATGTCCAATTACACATTCAAGAGGCCAGTCACTAGAATCACATCCCATGTGGGCAATGAGGTAAGATATCATCAGTGGGAGGAGACCTTGGTCAAGCCCCAACAAGCCTGCTGGCAGAAGAGACTACAAGGACTCCAGGCCTACAGCAGTGCAGGAGAACTTTTGAGCACCTCAGATCTTGCCAAAGCTTTGCAAGATCTTAGACCTGGAGGCACAGACGCATCTGTTTCAGAGACTCAAGCCAACAGTGTTGACTGTAGGTCCACCCATGAGTCATCTTCACATTTGGCAGACACGATTCCAGAAGCAGGTATCCCACAGAACCTTTCCAATCAATTTCTCGTCACTGAAGAAGATATtagcaaacaggaaaagaaagtgaaaagagcaagagaaagactGGCAGTTGCCATGGTTGCACACAGGCTAGCAAACGAGGCAGAGAAAGTGAGGGGGTCAAAGAAGACAACCTTATAAATACAGGGAGGAGAAGCTGGGGAGAAGATACTGCAGATGGAATGCAGAATTGTTTTAATACTTCTTTGCAGTGTCTCTTGTTATGAGAGTTGAAACTTTAAACTTAACAACACTTCAATAAAATTCTTTgttcaatgaaaaatatataaatgataattattatttttctcttattctacCCACCTCTTTCTCTGTATTGAAGGTCAAACCCAACTTTCTACTCATACAAGGTGAATACTCTACCATAGACCTACATCACCCAAccagtaattattattttttaaaatcattttgggggctagagagatggctctgtgatgAAGTTCACTGGCCAGGTATAACTCCCCCACATCTACATAGCAGattacaactatctataatttcagttccaaggGGATCCATTGCTCTGTTTTGATCTCCACAGACACTAggtatacacacaatacatagaCATAGATGAAAGCATATACAtagcaaattattttaattatgtgtgtctatgtattgCTATGTGCACATGAGAAGAGGTACATGAAGTGACCAGAAGGTTTTGTATTCTCTGGAATTGTagctataggcagttgtaagccatcatgcactggtgttgggaaccaaacttgggcccACTgtgagagatttattttttttttaatttatttatttattgaggatttccgcctcctccccgccaccgccccccgNNNNNNNNNNNNNNNNNNNNNNNNNNNNNNNNNNNNNNNNNNNNNNNNNNNNNNNNNNNNNNNNNNNNNNNNNNNNNNNNNNNNNNNNNNNNNNNNNNNNNNNNNNNNNNNNNNNNNNNNNNNNNNNNNNNNNNNNNNNNNNNNNNNNNNNNNNNNNNNNNNNNNNNNNNNNNNNNNNNNNNNNNNNNNNNNNNNNNNNNNNNNNNNNNNNNNNNNNNNNNNNNNNNNNNNNNNNNNNNNNNNNNNNNNNNNNNNNNNNNNNNNNNNNNNNNNNNNNNNNNNNNNNNNNNNNNNNNNNNNNNNNNNNNNNNNNNNNNNNNNNNNNNNNNNNNNNNNNNNNNNNNNNNNNNNNNNNNNNNNNNNNNNNNNNNNNNNNNNNNNNNNNNNNNNNNNNNNNNNNNNNNNNNNNNNNNNNNNNNNNNNNNNNNNNNNNNNNNNNNNNNNNNNNNNNNNNNNNNNNNNNNNNNNNNNNNNNNNNNNNNNNNNNNNNNNNNNNNNNNNNNNNNNNNNNNNNNNNNNNNNNNNNNNNNNNNNNNNNNNNNNNNNNNNNNNNNNNNNNNNNNNNNNNNNNNNNNNNNNNNNNNNNNNNNNNNNNNNNNNNNNNNNNNNNNNNNNNNNNNNNNNNNNNNNNNNNNNNNNNNNNNNNNNNNNNNNNNNNNNNNNNNNNNNNNNNNNNNNNNNNNNNNNNNNNNNNNNNNNNNNNNNNNNNNNNNNNNNNNNNNNNNNNNNNNNNNNNNNNNNNNNNNNNNNNNNNNNNNNNNNNNNNNNNNNNNNNNNNNNNNNNNNNNNNNNNNNNNNNNNNNNNNNNNNNNNNNNNNNNNNNNNNNNNNNNNNNNNNNNNNNNNNNNNNNNNNNNNNNNNNNNNNNNNNNNNNNNNNNNNNNNNNNNNNNNNNNNNNNNNNNNNNNNNNNNNNNNNNNNNNNNNNNNNNNNNNNNNNNNNNNNNNNNNNNNNNNNNNNNNNNNNNNNNNNNNNNNNNNNNNNNNNNNNNNNNNNNNNNNNNNNNNNNNNNNNNNNNNNNNNNNNNNNNNNNNNNNNNNNNNNNNNNNNNNNNNNNNNNNNNNNNNNNNNNNNNNNNNNNNNNNNNNNNNNNNNNNNNNNNNNNNNNNNNNNNNNNNNNNNNNNNNNNNNNNNNNNNNNNNNNNNNNNNNNNNNNNNNNNNNNNNNNNNNNNNNNNNNNNNNNNNNNNNNNNNNNNNNNNNNNNNNNNNNNNNNNNNNNNNNNNNNNNNNNNNNNNNNNNNNNNNNNNNNNNNNNNNNNNNNNNNNNNNNNNNNNNNNNNNNNNNNNNNNNNNNNNNNNNNNNNNNNNNNNNNNNNNNNNNNNNNNNNNNNNNNNNNNNNNNNNNNNNNNNNNNNNNNNNNNNNNNNNNNNNNNNNNNNNNNNNNNNNNNNNNNNNNNNNNNNNNNNNNNNNNNNNNNNNNNNNNNNNNNNNNNNNNNNNNNNNNNNNNNNNNNNNNNNNNNNNNNNNNNNNNNNNNNNNNNNNNNNNNNNNNNNNNNNNNNNNNNNNNNNNNNNNNNNNNNNNNNNNNNNNNNNNNNNNNNNNNNNNNNNNNNNNNNNNNNNNNNNNNNNNNNNNNNNNNNNNNNNNNNNNNNNNNNNNNNNNNNNNNNNNNNNNNNNNNNNNNNNNNNNNNNNNNNNNNNNNNNNNNNNNNNNNNNNNNNNNNNNNNNNNNNNNNNNNNNNNNNNNNNNNNNNNNNNNNNNNNNNNNNNNNNNNNNNNNNNNNNNNNNNNNNNNNNNNNNNNNNNNNNNNNNNNNNNNNNNNNNNNNNNNNNNNNNNNNNNNNNNNNNNNNNNNNNNNNNNNNNNNNNNNNNNNNNNNNNNNNNNNNNNNNNNNNNNNNNNNNNNNNNNNNNNNNNNNNNNNNNNNNNNNNNNNNNNNNNNNNNNNNNNNNNNNNNNNNNNNNNNNNNNNNNNNNNNNNNNNNNNNNNNNNNNNNNNNNNNNNNNNNNNNNNNNNNNNNNNNNNNNNNNNNNNNNNNNNNNNNNNNNNNNNNNNNNNNNNNNNNNNNNNNNNNNNNNNNNNNNNNNNNNNNNNNNNNNNNNNNNNNNNNNNNNNNNNNNNNNNNNNNNNNNNNNNNNNNNNNNNNNNNNNNNNNNNNNNNNNNNNNNNNNNNNNNNNNNNNNNNNNNNNNNNNNNNNNNNNNNNNNNNNNNNNNNNNNNNNNNNNNNNNNNNNNNNNNNNNNNNNNNNNNNNNNNNNNNNNNNNNNNNNNNNNNNNNNNNNNNNNNNNNNNNNNNNNNNNNNNNNNNNNNNNNNNNNNNNNNNNNNNNNNNNNNNNNNNNNNNNNNNNNNNNNNNNNNNNNNNNNNNNNNNNNNNNNNNNNNNNNNNNNNNNNNNNNNNNNNNNNNNNNNNNNNNNNNNNNNNNNNNNNNNNNNNNNNNNNNNNNNNNNNNNNNNNNNNNNNNNNNNNNNNNNNNNNNNNNNNNNNNNNNNNNNNNNNNNNNNNNNNNNNNNNNNNNNNNNNNNNNNNNNNNNNNNNNNNNNNNNNNNNNNNNNNNNNNNNNNNNNNNNNNNNNNNNNNNNNNNNNNNNNNNNNNNNNNNNNNNNNNNNNNNNNNNNNNNNNNNNNNNNNNNNNNNNNNNNNNNNNNNNNNNNNNNNNNNNNNNNNNNNNNNNNNNNNNNNNNNNNNNNNNNNNNNNNNNNNNNNNNNNNNNNNNNNNNNNNNNNNNNNNNNNNNNNNNNNNNNNNNNNNNNNNNNNNNNNNNNNNNNNNNNNNNNNNNNNNNNNNNNNNNNNNNNNNNNNNNNNNNNNNNNNNNNNNNNNNNNNNNNNNNNNNNNNNNNNNNNNNNNNNNNNNNNNNNNNNNNNNNNNNNNNNNNNNNNNNNNNNNNNNNNNNNNNNNNNNNNNNNNNNNNNNNNNNNNNNNNNNNNNNNNNNNNNNNNNNNNNNNNNNNNNNNNNNNNNNNNNNNNNNNNNNNNNNNNNNNNNNNNNNNNNNNNNNNNNNNNNNNNNNNNNNNNNNNNNNNNNNNNNNNNNNNNNNNNNNNNNNNNNNNNNNNNNNNNNNNNNNNNNNNNNNNNNNNNNNNNNNNNNNNNNNNNNNNNNNNNNNNNNNNNNNNNNNNNNNNNNNNNNNNNNNNNNNNNNNNNNNNNNNNNNNNNNNNNNNNNNNNNNNNNNNNNNNNNNNNNNNNNNNNNNNNNNNNNNNNNNNNNNNNNNNNNNNNNNNNNNNNNNNNNNNNNNNNNNNNNNNNNNNNNNNNNNNNNNNNNNNNNNNNNNNNNNNNNNNNNNNNNNNNNNNNNNNNNNNNNNNNNNNNNNNNNNNNNNNNNNNNNNNNNNNNNNNNNNNNNNNNNNNNNNNNNNNNNNNNNNNNNNNNNNNNNNNNNNNNNNNNNNNNNNNNNNNNNNNNNNNNNNNNNNNNNNNNNNNNNNNNNNNNNNNNNNNNNNNNNNNNNNNNNNNNNNNNNNNNNNNNNNNNNNNNNNNNNNNNNNNNNNNNNNNNNNNNNNNNNNNNNNNNNNNNNNNNNNNNNNNNNNNNNNNNNNNNNNNNNNNNNNNNNNNNNNNNNNNNNNNNNNNNNNNNNNNNNNNNNNNNNNNNNNNNNNNNNNNNNNNNNNNNNNNNNNNNNNNNNNNNNNNNNNNNNNNNNNNNNNNNNNNNNNNNNNNNNNNNNNNNNNNNNNNNNNNNNNNNNNNNNNNNNNNNNNNNNNNNNNNNNNNNNNNNNNNNNNNNNNNNNNNNNNNNNNNNNNNNNNNNNNNNNNNNNNNNNNNNNNNNNNNNNNNNNNNNNNNNNNNNNNNNNNNNNNNNNNNNNNNNNNNNNNNNNNNNNNNNNNNNNNNNNNNNNNNNNNNNNNNNNNNNNNNNNNNNNNNNNNNNNgcagagaagaaggtatattctttcctatttggatggaatgttctatagatgtctgttaagtccatttgcttcattacctccaataattctcttaattcacTGTGAGAGATTTAAATGATCTTAAATATTGAACCAAATCTCTAGCCCCAgtaattatttttgagatgagaactgagataagaaaacatttttctaagtTCTTTATAGTCCTATATTCActcaccattttattttaaaaaaagtttatgtacatgagtgttttatctacatgtatgtctgtgaacagTATGCAGGgttggtgtccatggaggccaaaaaAGGATATTGGTTCCTCTGGAACT
It encodes the following:
- the LOC101981427 gene encoding methyl-CpG-binding domain protein 3-like 1, which encodes MGKTSQRKQCDWENLSKPKPCLHASIPLRMSNYTFKRPVTRITSHVGNEVRYHQWEETLVKPQQACWQKRLQGLQAYSSAGELLSTSDLAKALQDLRPGGTDASVSETQANSVDCRSTHESSSHLADTIPEAGIPQNLSNQFLVTEEDISKQEKKVKRARERLAVAMVAHRLANEAEKVRGSKKTTL